In Glycine max cultivar Williams 82 chromosome 7, Glycine_max_v4.0, whole genome shotgun sequence, a single window of DNA contains:
- the LOC100787982 gene encoding probable serine incorporator, producing METGESNSTSSNQSCAVMKDSKWYTQFRNVSNPWMARYVYGLIFLVANLLAWAARDELSSLSALTEMKGLKGCKVGKDCLGADGVLRVSMGCFLFYMIMFWSTAGTSKLKEGRDEWQSGWWLVKIVVLVLVTIFPFILPSELIDLYGQVAHFGAGVFLLIQLISIISFINWLTDCFDSEKYAEKCQIQVMLFATISYFICLVGIILMYIWYAPQPSCLLNIFFITWTLVLLQLMTSVSLHPKVNAGILSPGLMGLYVVFLCWCAIRSEPAGAECIRKSESANKTDWQSIISFVVAILALVVATFSTGIDSECFQFRKSDSPAEDDVPYGYGFFHFVFATGAMYFAMLLIGWNSHHSMRKWTIDVGWTSAWVRIVNEWLAVCVYLWMLVAPIIWKSRHADST from the exons ATGGAGACTGGTGAAAGCAACAGTACTAGTAGTAACCAAAGTTGTGCAGTGATGAAGGATTCTAAATGGTACACTCAATTCAGAAATGTATCCAATCCTTGGATGGCAAGATATGTTTATGGCTTGATTTTCCTAGTGGCCAATCTGTTGGCATGGGCTGCCCGTGATGAACTTTCTAGTCTTAGTGCTTTAACAGAAATGAAGG GGTTAAAGGGATGCAAGGTTGGAAAAGACTGTTTGGGTGCAGATGGTGTTCTGCGTGTGAGCATGGGTTGCTTT ttattttatatgataatgTTTTGGTCGACTGCTGGCACTTCTAAATTGAAGGAAGGCAGAGATGAATGGCAATCTGGATGGTGGTTAGTGAAGATTGTTGTCTTGGTCCTTGTGACAATATTCCCATTTATACTCCCTTCTGAGTTGATTGATCTCTATG gaCAGGTTGCACATTTTGGTGCTGG GGTTTTCCTCCTAATTCAACTAATAAGCATAATCAGCTTCATTAACTGGCTGACTGATTGTTTTGACTCTGAAAAATATGCAGAAAAATG CCAAATCCAGGTGATGTTATTTGCaactatttcatattttatctgCTTGGTGGGGATCATTTTGATGTACATTTGGTATGCGCCACAACCATCTTGCCTCCTCAACATTTTCTTCATTACTTGGACCCTAGTGCTTCTCCAACTCATGACAAGTGTATCTCTTCACCCAAAA GTGAATGCTGGCATTTTAAGTCCAGGGTTGATGGGGCTTTATGTTGTCTTCCTTTGCTGGTGTGCAATTAGAAG TGAACCTGCGGGAGCTGAATGCATCAGGAAGTCAGAATCTGCAAACAAAACAGACTGGCAAAGCATCATT AGCTTTGTTGTTGCAATACTAGCACTTGTTGTTGCAACATTTTCTACCGGCATAGATTCCGAATGCTTTCAG TTCAGGAAGAGTGATTCGCCagcagaagatgatgttccaTATGGTTATGGCTTCTTCCATTTCGTTTTTGCCACAGGAGCTATGTACTTTGCAATGCTATTGATCGGATGGAATAGTCATCATTCTATGAGAAA ATGGACAATTGATGTGGGCTGGACCAGTGCTTGGGTCAGAATAGTAAATGAATGGTTGGCAGTTTGTGTCTACT TATGGATGCTGGTAGCTCCAATCATATGGAAGAGTAGACATGCTGATTCTACATGA